Proteins co-encoded in one Oreochromis aureus strain Israel breed Guangdong linkage group 3, ZZ_aureus, whole genome shotgun sequence genomic window:
- the LOC116333158 gene encoding synaptopodin-2 isoform X2 — translation MGTGDYICVTLRGGAPWGFTLREGEGDTHRPLLVSQVEEGGRASLAGVQDGDEVVSINGEPCADLTLLRAFALIDTSIDCLQLLVRRYHSIPTEDYESDEMQSSERASAGETLESTTLHIFPPKQTSQIPNPESPDETYSKEFNINTEFSKEGQLLCTQLHVPSSKEEDDKVQRCFSPGDMVELQVSLSEQTLDDVGCASLGSARGIDGDLSNREAVEAVHITSAATALRSVREPLSHHGVVLNSPLMLGQVEVILEASGVGRGLQSGGGTQDRETVGSQSEGEEEDCSPAEEQDSDSEGVQDKPNKHRARHARLRRNESISEKQLKEAKSKCKRIALLLTAAPTNPNNKGLLMFKKHRQRAKKFTLVSYGTGEDEPEYSDEEYEENLDSRQETFILVAPNESEIDKPFLTSTHSGKSVLTLTLDKGLLEIERNLKNQAEMESLPETKGKGALMFAQRRQRMDEISAEHEELRRQGIPVEAVQEAEKKIVEHSYMQSAAEGRSYMDVNVHQQTQQQYQQFQEQQYYEQQQNYQQQQQQQYQQQYQQQYQQQQYEQSHYQQQQMYHQQQEYHQEQQKMQQYSATVNGTVQHQTNEMQSSFSNRTAKPFSADNMAPTPYSHAMSGTNQDSVGQGEQIATRDERISTPAIRTGLLLDSKKKNAAKPMFTFKEAPKVSPNPALLNLLNKGDKKPGFESGPEDDYLSLGAEACNFLQSQRVKHKIPPPVAPKPVINPNSPPWSSQIEATNQEMPQCAENSLSTPAAAPTAETTPAPQLAPTPAPAPESSPPAAPQENPGSTNKEEQHTWPLPEPKSQQQPTQAVAQEANGHMNSTLQSESSAVTTWGAAQTQVQQQLSSSSWHSAQVQPSDPPPRQSSPHPPWVSHQPTQNQAQQPPTSTWTPQIQQSWTQPPEQSQAQAHVQPSWAQSREQPQSQPQVHPPWAHSTEQPHLQQMQPNWSQAQEQMQPQHQNQWTQPSQTDSQHQPAWMQQPHKKSQAQTPWVQGVQPESQPQPPWVQQAQHQAPPQLWPQTEAPGQPQPPWVSAQPQQQQLPSVNAWAPSQTQPQAQPPWIQVAQPQPQAQPQANLNPWAPVPAQTQSQPPWAQHPPEHGQHHISSWTQEQDQAHHQSPWAQPVPAQPAPQPKWQQPTSKSPPQPPMNTWQPAQTQPQTPVNAWTPQSQQKPVNISTLTVNTRPSPKPWQPPQNAPQSRSPPTPPQRMHSFTIGQRVSSPINPMATVLNPSSQGSAFEMPAVKGKGADMFAKRQSRMEKYIVDSETVEANKASRSTSPAASLPNEWKYTPNAPGRSYSLSPPARVQSAGQKSVSTSSSPKPPALGSTTPSARQTSWVEKSQKPLTPWEAASQHPMGLVDEAFAFQSLQQTLASNVCLAAQRKILPEPPAEWKARVSYQAPQKTGSQTWSQSQSRSLSRASLPSFVSPVRSSISTPVSHAGYRSLPRQWQPQKSATEANPRPSVSSFESKSPFGKQTYKSVYTSNTWSWKR, via the exons ATGGGCACCGGGGATTACATCTGCGTAACGCTGCGCGGTGGTGCGCCCTGGGGATTCACCCTGCGAGAGGGAGAAGGGGACACCCACAGACCTCTTCTAGTTTCCCAG GTAGAGGAGGGTGGTCGTGCCTCCCTGGCTGGAGTACAGGATGGAGATGAGGTGGTGTCAATCAACGGGGAGCCGTGTGCTGACCTCACCCTTTTACGAGCGTTTGCGCTAATCGACACATCAATCGACTGTCTGCAGCTGCTAGTCAGAAG ATACCACTCCatccccactgaagactatgaaTCAGATGAAATGCAAAGCAGTGAGAGGGCCTCTGCTGGTGAGACTTTAGAGAGCACCACCCTTCACATCTTCCCCCCAAAGCAAACATCCCAAATCCCAAATCCTGAATCCCCGGATGAGACCTACAGCAAAGAGTTTAATATCAACACAGAGTTTTCCAAGGAAGGCCAGCTGCTTTGCACTCAGCTACATGTTCCCTCATCTAAGGAAGAAGATGATAAAGTACAGCGGTGCTTCTCACCAGGGGACATGGTGGAGCTCCAGGTGTCCCTGTCTGAGCAAACCTTGGATGATGTGGGCTGTGCCTCGCTCGGAAGTGCTCGTGGGATTGATGGGGACCTCTCAAACCGGGAGGCTGTGGAGGCTGTCCATATCACCAGTGCTGCCACTGCATTGCGCTCCGTCAGGGAGCCGCTAAGCCATCATGGAGTGGTTCTCAACTCCCCTTTAATGCTGGGGCAGGTGGAGGTCATTTTGGAGGCATCAGGAGTAGGGAGGGGCCTCCAGAGTGGAGGTGGCACTCAGGACAGGGAAACAGTTGGTTCTCAAAgtgaaggagaagaagaggactGCAGTCCTGCAGAAGAGCAGGACTCTGATTCTGAAGGAGTTCAAGACAAACCCAACAAGCATCGGGCTAGGCATGCCA GGCTCAGGCGCAACGAGAGCATTTCAGAGAAACAGCTAAAGGAAGCCAAGTCCAAATGTAAACGAATTGCCCTTCTTCTTACGGCTGCTCCGACCAACCCCAATAACAAGGGGCTGTTGATGTTCAAGAAGCATCGTCAGAGAGCTAAGAAATTCACGCTCGTGAGCTACGGCACAGGAGAAGACGAGCCAGAGTACAGCGACGAGGAGTACGAGGAAAACCTGGACAGCAGACAAGAAACCTTTATCCTTGTGGCCCCAAACGAGTCTGAAATAGATAAGCCTTTTCTCACTAGCACCCACAGTGGCAAAAGTGTGCTAACTTTGACCTTGGACAAGGGTCTTCTTGAAATCGAAAGGAATTTGAAGAACCAAGCAGAGATGGAATCTTTGCCTGAAACCAAAGGCAAGGGTGCGCTGATGTTTGCCCAGCGTCGCCAGAGGATGGATGAGATTTCTGCCGAACACGAGGAGCTTAGGCGCCAAGGGATCCCCGTTGAAGCAGTGCAAGAGGCTGAAAAGAAAATAGTGGAGCATTCCTACATGCAGTCCGCTGCAGAAGGCCGCAGTTACATGGATGTAAACGTGCACCAGCAAACCCAGCAACAGTACCAGCAGTTTCAAGAACAACAGTACTATGAGCAACAGCAGAactaccaacaacaacaacaacaacaatatcaGCAACAATATCAGCAGCAATATCAGCAACAGCAATATGAGCAAAGTCACTATCAGCAACAGCAAATGTATCACCAGCAGCAAGAATATCATCAGGAGCAACAAAAAATGCAGCAGTATTCAGCAACTGTCAATGGCACAGTCCAACATCAAACAAATGAAATGCAGAGCTCTTTCAGCAATCGTACTGCAAAGCCTTTCTCAGCAGACAACATGGCGCCCACCCCTTATTCTCATGCAATGAGTGGGACCAATCAAGATTCTGTGGGTCAAGGGGAGCAGATTGCTACCCGTGATGAGCGCATTTCTACTCCTGCAATCAGGACGGGCCTTTTGTTGGATTCGAAGAAAAAGAATGCAGCCAAGCCTATGTTCACATTTAAGGAAGCCCCAAAAGTATCCCCAAACCCAGCATTGCTGAACCTCCTAAACAAAGGTGATAAAAAGCCCGGGTTTGAATCAGGACCTGAGGATGACTATCTTAGTCTTGGAGCTGAGGCTTGTAATTTCCTTCAGTCTCAGCGTGTCAAACACAAGATTCCTCCACCAGTTGCCCCAAAGCCTGTGATCAATCCCAACTCACCTCCTTGGTCCTCGCAGATAGAAGCAACCAACCAGGAGATGCCTCAGTGTGCTGAAAATAGTCTATCCACACCTGCTGCAGCCCCCACCGCAGAGACTACTCCTGCTCCACAACTAGCGCCAACCCCTGCACCTGCCCCTGAGTCTTCTCCCCCTGCTGCACCCCAGGAGAATCCTGGCAGTACCAACAAAGAGGAACAGCACACATGGCCGCTCCCAGAACCCAAATCTCAACAACAGCCCACACAAGCTGTAGCTCAAGAGGCAAATGGTCATATGAAttctacactgcagtctgaGTCGTCTGCTGTGACTACCTGGGGTGCAGCTCAAACACAAGTGCAACAACAGTTATCTTCAAGTTCTTGGCATTCAGCTCAAGTGCAGCCCTCAGACCCACCTCCAAGACAGTCCTCACCTCACCCACCTTGGGTATCACATCAGCCTACTCAGAACCAGGCACAGCAACCTCCCACAAGTACTTGGACCCCTCAAATTCAGCAGTCCTGGACGCAGCCTCCAGAGCAATCACAAGCCCAAGCACATGTTCAGCCATCCTGGGCCCAGTCACGAGAGCAACCCCAGTCTCAGCCGCAGGTTCACCCACCTTGGGCACACTCTACTGAGCAGCCACATCTACAGCAAATGCAGCCCAACTGGAGTCAAGCCCAAGAACAAATGCAGCCACAACACCAGAACCAATGGACACAGCCATCACAAACAGACTCTCAACATCAACCAGCATGGATGCAACAACCTCATAAAAAATCCCAAGCACAAACTCCTTGGGTTCAAGGGGTACAACCAGAATCCCAGCCACAGCCGCCATGGGTTCAGCAAGCACAACATCAGGCTCCTCCACAATTATGGCCACAGACTGAAGCACCAGGTCAGCCTCAACCACCTTGGGTATCAGCTCAgccacaacagcaacagctaCCCTCAGTGAATGCATGGGCCCCATCACAAACTCAACCCCAAGCTCAGCCACCCTGGATCCAAGTAGCTCAACCACAACCTCAAGCACAGCCTCAAGCCAATTTAAATCCATGGGCGCCAGTACCTGCCCAGACTCAGTCTCAGCCTCCATGGGCTCAACACCCCCCAGAGCACGGTCAACACCACATAAGTTCTTGGACTCAAGAGCAAGATCAGGCCCACCATCAGTCTCCATGGGCTCAACCTGTTCCAGCCCAGCCAGCACCACAGCCAAAGTGGCAACAGCCTACATCAAAGAGTCCACCACAACCACCAATGAACACATGGCAACCAGCTCAGACACAGCCTCAGACACCTGTGAATGCCTGGACTCCACAATCACAGCAAAAACCTGTGAATATTTCCACACTGACAGTGAACACTCGCCCCTCTCCAAAACCTTGGCAACCACCACAAAATGCTCCACAAAGCCGATCCCCTCCTACTCCGCCACAGCGAATGCACTCTTTCACTATTGGTCAAAGAGTTTCATCGCCCATCAACCCAATGGCCACTGTCTTAAACCCATCCTCCCAGGGTTCAGCATTTGAGATGCCAGCTGTTAAAGGAAAAGGAGCTGATATGTTTGCAAAGAGGCAGTCTCGAATGGAGAAGTACATCGTGGACTCTGAGACGGTGGAAGCAAATAAGGCAAGCAGGTCAACATCACCAGCAGCTTCCTTACCAAATGAGTGGAAATACACTCCCAAT GCCCCTGGCAGGAGCTACTCCCTTTCTCCACCAGCCAGAGTACAGTCCGCGGGCCAGAAGTCAGTTTCAACTTCTTCCTCGCCAAAGCCCCCAGCACTGGGCTCCACAACTCCCTCGGCAAGGCAGACATCCTGGGTGGAAAAAAGCCAGAAGCCCCTCACACCATGGGAGGCTGCCTCCCAGCATCCCATGGGCCTGGTAGATGAAGCTTTTGCTTTCCAGAGCCTCCAGCAAACCCTTGCCTCGAATGTGTGCTTGGCAGCCCAGCGCAAAATCTTGCCTGAGCCGCCAGCAGAGTGGAAAGCCAGGGTTTCTTACCAAGCACCGCAGAAAACAGGCAGCCAGACTTGGAGCCAGAGCCAAAGCCGGAGCCTGAGTCGAGCTTCGCTCCCATCGTTTGTGTCACCAGTAAGGAGCTCTATCTCCACCCCAGTTAGTCATGCCGGTTACAGGTCCCTGCCCAGACAGTGGCAGCCTCAGAAATCTGCGACAGAGGCTAACCCGAGGCCCTCGGTGTCTTCATTTGAGTCTAAGAGCCCTTTCGGAAAGCAAACTTACAAGTCTGTGTACACCAGCAACACT
- the LOC116333158 gene encoding synaptopodin-2 isoform X1 produces the protein MGTGDYICVTLRGGAPWGFTLREGEGDTHRPLLVSQVEEGGRASLAGVQDGDEVVSINGEPCADLTLLRAFALIDTSIDCLQLLVRRYHSIPTEDYESDEMQSSERASAGETLESTTLHIFPPKQTSQIPNPESPDETYSKEFNINTEFSKEGQLLCTQLHVPSSKEEDDKVQRCFSPGDMVELQVSLSEQTLDDVGCASLGSARGIDGDLSNREAVEAVHITSAATALRSVREPLSHHGVVLNSPLMLGQVEVILEASGVGRGLQSGGGTQDRETVGSQSEGEEEDCSPAEEQDSDSEGVQDKPNKHRARHARLRRNESISEKQLKEAKSKCKRIALLLTAAPTNPNNKGLLMFKKHRQRAKKFTLVSYGTGEDEPEYSDEEYEENLDSRQETFILVAPNESEIDKPFLTSTHSGKSVLTLTLDKGLLEIERNLKNQAEMESLPETKGKGALMFAQRRQRMDEISAEHEELRRQGIPVEAVQEAEKKIVEHSYMQSAAEGRSYMDVNVHQQTQQQYQQFQEQQYYEQQQNYQQQQQQQYQQQYQQQYQQQQYEQSHYQQQQMYHQQQEYHQEQQKMQQYSATVNGTVQHQTNEMQSSFSNRTAKPFSADNMAPTPYSHAMSGTNQDSVGQGEQIATRDERISTPAIRTGLLLDSKKKNAAKPMFTFKEAPKVSPNPALLNLLNKGDKKPGFESGPEDDYLSLGAEACNFLQSQRVKHKIPPPVAPKPVINPNSPPWSSQIEATNQEMPQCAENSLSTPAAAPTAETTPAPQLAPTPAPAPESSPPAAPQENPGSTNKEEQHTWPLPEPKSQQQPTQAVAQEANGHMNSTLQSESSAVTTWGAAQTQVQQQLSSSSWHSAQVQPSDPPPRQSSPHPPWVSHQPTQNQAQQPPTSTWTPQIQQSWTQPPEQSQAQAHVQPSWAQSREQPQSQPQVHPPWAHSTEQPHLQQMQPNWSQAQEQMQPQHQNQWTQPSQTDSQHQPAWMQQPHKKSQAQTPWVQGVQPESQPQPPWVQQAQHQAPPQLWPQTEAPGQPQPPWVSAQPQQQQLPSVNAWAPSQTQPQAQPPWIQVAQPQPQAQPQANLNPWAPVPAQTQSQPPWAQHPPEHGQHHISSWTQEQDQAHHQSPWAQPVPAQPAPQPKWQQPTSKSPPQPPMNTWQPAQTQPQTPVNAWTPQSQQKPVNISTLTVNTRPSPKPWQPPQNAPQSRSPPTPPQRMHSFTIGQRVSSPINPMATVLNPSSQGSAFEMPAVKGKGADMFAKRQSRMEKYIVDSETVEANKASRSTSPAASLPNEWKYTPNVRAPPPRAYNPIQSPFYPPAATKQPPSSSPSTKAKKKDKAKQMPAPKPLNVIDVMKHQPYQLNSSLFIFGPAAEATKPSAPKTSCSPPNPPDDNQPIRYEQMPPVQPAGPFGAPYPQQTYEMPMQPMMHDSQYQQIQPNVYPPSNPYQQPPSCPYQQVYNQQYQQPAPPAYHPQAPQSPNSPYQHSVQAGYQPANSPPYLAAPSVPYQPQPLSSYIAPSFPVGARPESASCGNPGVAPKPKFTANKSSAQVWKPTAVDKE, from the exons ATGGGCACCGGGGATTACATCTGCGTAACGCTGCGCGGTGGTGCGCCCTGGGGATTCACCCTGCGAGAGGGAGAAGGGGACACCCACAGACCTCTTCTAGTTTCCCAG GTAGAGGAGGGTGGTCGTGCCTCCCTGGCTGGAGTACAGGATGGAGATGAGGTGGTGTCAATCAACGGGGAGCCGTGTGCTGACCTCACCCTTTTACGAGCGTTTGCGCTAATCGACACATCAATCGACTGTCTGCAGCTGCTAGTCAGAAG ATACCACTCCatccccactgaagactatgaaTCAGATGAAATGCAAAGCAGTGAGAGGGCCTCTGCTGGTGAGACTTTAGAGAGCACCACCCTTCACATCTTCCCCCCAAAGCAAACATCCCAAATCCCAAATCCTGAATCCCCGGATGAGACCTACAGCAAAGAGTTTAATATCAACACAGAGTTTTCCAAGGAAGGCCAGCTGCTTTGCACTCAGCTACATGTTCCCTCATCTAAGGAAGAAGATGATAAAGTACAGCGGTGCTTCTCACCAGGGGACATGGTGGAGCTCCAGGTGTCCCTGTCTGAGCAAACCTTGGATGATGTGGGCTGTGCCTCGCTCGGAAGTGCTCGTGGGATTGATGGGGACCTCTCAAACCGGGAGGCTGTGGAGGCTGTCCATATCACCAGTGCTGCCACTGCATTGCGCTCCGTCAGGGAGCCGCTAAGCCATCATGGAGTGGTTCTCAACTCCCCTTTAATGCTGGGGCAGGTGGAGGTCATTTTGGAGGCATCAGGAGTAGGGAGGGGCCTCCAGAGTGGAGGTGGCACTCAGGACAGGGAAACAGTTGGTTCTCAAAgtgaaggagaagaagaggactGCAGTCCTGCAGAAGAGCAGGACTCTGATTCTGAAGGAGTTCAAGACAAACCCAACAAGCATCGGGCTAGGCATGCCA GGCTCAGGCGCAACGAGAGCATTTCAGAGAAACAGCTAAAGGAAGCCAAGTCCAAATGTAAACGAATTGCCCTTCTTCTTACGGCTGCTCCGACCAACCCCAATAACAAGGGGCTGTTGATGTTCAAGAAGCATCGTCAGAGAGCTAAGAAATTCACGCTCGTGAGCTACGGCACAGGAGAAGACGAGCCAGAGTACAGCGACGAGGAGTACGAGGAAAACCTGGACAGCAGACAAGAAACCTTTATCCTTGTGGCCCCAAACGAGTCTGAAATAGATAAGCCTTTTCTCACTAGCACCCACAGTGGCAAAAGTGTGCTAACTTTGACCTTGGACAAGGGTCTTCTTGAAATCGAAAGGAATTTGAAGAACCAAGCAGAGATGGAATCTTTGCCTGAAACCAAAGGCAAGGGTGCGCTGATGTTTGCCCAGCGTCGCCAGAGGATGGATGAGATTTCTGCCGAACACGAGGAGCTTAGGCGCCAAGGGATCCCCGTTGAAGCAGTGCAAGAGGCTGAAAAGAAAATAGTGGAGCATTCCTACATGCAGTCCGCTGCAGAAGGCCGCAGTTACATGGATGTAAACGTGCACCAGCAAACCCAGCAACAGTACCAGCAGTTTCAAGAACAACAGTACTATGAGCAACAGCAGAactaccaacaacaacaacaacaacaatatcaGCAACAATATCAGCAGCAATATCAGCAACAGCAATATGAGCAAAGTCACTATCAGCAACAGCAAATGTATCACCAGCAGCAAGAATATCATCAGGAGCAACAAAAAATGCAGCAGTATTCAGCAACTGTCAATGGCACAGTCCAACATCAAACAAATGAAATGCAGAGCTCTTTCAGCAATCGTACTGCAAAGCCTTTCTCAGCAGACAACATGGCGCCCACCCCTTATTCTCATGCAATGAGTGGGACCAATCAAGATTCTGTGGGTCAAGGGGAGCAGATTGCTACCCGTGATGAGCGCATTTCTACTCCTGCAATCAGGACGGGCCTTTTGTTGGATTCGAAGAAAAAGAATGCAGCCAAGCCTATGTTCACATTTAAGGAAGCCCCAAAAGTATCCCCAAACCCAGCATTGCTGAACCTCCTAAACAAAGGTGATAAAAAGCCCGGGTTTGAATCAGGACCTGAGGATGACTATCTTAGTCTTGGAGCTGAGGCTTGTAATTTCCTTCAGTCTCAGCGTGTCAAACACAAGATTCCTCCACCAGTTGCCCCAAAGCCTGTGATCAATCCCAACTCACCTCCTTGGTCCTCGCAGATAGAAGCAACCAACCAGGAGATGCCTCAGTGTGCTGAAAATAGTCTATCCACACCTGCTGCAGCCCCCACCGCAGAGACTACTCCTGCTCCACAACTAGCGCCAACCCCTGCACCTGCCCCTGAGTCTTCTCCCCCTGCTGCACCCCAGGAGAATCCTGGCAGTACCAACAAAGAGGAACAGCACACATGGCCGCTCCCAGAACCCAAATCTCAACAACAGCCCACACAAGCTGTAGCTCAAGAGGCAAATGGTCATATGAAttctacactgcagtctgaGTCGTCTGCTGTGACTACCTGGGGTGCAGCTCAAACACAAGTGCAACAACAGTTATCTTCAAGTTCTTGGCATTCAGCTCAAGTGCAGCCCTCAGACCCACCTCCAAGACAGTCCTCACCTCACCCACCTTGGGTATCACATCAGCCTACTCAGAACCAGGCACAGCAACCTCCCACAAGTACTTGGACCCCTCAAATTCAGCAGTCCTGGACGCAGCCTCCAGAGCAATCACAAGCCCAAGCACATGTTCAGCCATCCTGGGCCCAGTCACGAGAGCAACCCCAGTCTCAGCCGCAGGTTCACCCACCTTGGGCACACTCTACTGAGCAGCCACATCTACAGCAAATGCAGCCCAACTGGAGTCAAGCCCAAGAACAAATGCAGCCACAACACCAGAACCAATGGACACAGCCATCACAAACAGACTCTCAACATCAACCAGCATGGATGCAACAACCTCATAAAAAATCCCAAGCACAAACTCCTTGGGTTCAAGGGGTACAACCAGAATCCCAGCCACAGCCGCCATGGGTTCAGCAAGCACAACATCAGGCTCCTCCACAATTATGGCCACAGACTGAAGCACCAGGTCAGCCTCAACCACCTTGGGTATCAGCTCAgccacaacagcaacagctaCCCTCAGTGAATGCATGGGCCCCATCACAAACTCAACCCCAAGCTCAGCCACCCTGGATCCAAGTAGCTCAACCACAACCTCAAGCACAGCCTCAAGCCAATTTAAATCCATGGGCGCCAGTACCTGCCCAGACTCAGTCTCAGCCTCCATGGGCTCAACACCCCCCAGAGCACGGTCAACACCACATAAGTTCTTGGACTCAAGAGCAAGATCAGGCCCACCATCAGTCTCCATGGGCTCAACCTGTTCCAGCCCAGCCAGCACCACAGCCAAAGTGGCAACAGCCTACATCAAAGAGTCCACCACAACCACCAATGAACACATGGCAACCAGCTCAGACACAGCCTCAGACACCTGTGAATGCCTGGACTCCACAATCACAGCAAAAACCTGTGAATATTTCCACACTGACAGTGAACACTCGCCCCTCTCCAAAACCTTGGCAACCACCACAAAATGCTCCACAAAGCCGATCCCCTCCTACTCCGCCACAGCGAATGCACTCTTTCACTATTGGTCAAAGAGTTTCATCGCCCATCAACCCAATGGCCACTGTCTTAAACCCATCCTCCCAGGGTTCAGCATTTGAGATGCCAGCTGTTAAAGGAAAAGGAGCTGATATGTTTGCAAAGAGGCAGTCTCGAATGGAGAAGTACATCGTGGACTCTGAGACGGTGGAAGCAAATAAGGCAAGCAGGTCAACATCACCAGCAGCTTCCTTACCAAATGAGTGGAAATACACTCCCAATGTACGTGCTCCACCTCCACGTGCATATAACCCTATTCAATCACCTTTTTATCCCCCAGCAGCAACAAAGCAACCCCCTTCAAGTAGCCCCTCAaccaaagcaaagaaaaaagacaaagcgAAACAGATGCCTGCCCCTAAACCTCTCAATGTAATAGATGTCATGAAACATCAACCCTATCAACTAAATTCCTCACTCTTTATCTTTGGTCCAGCAGCAGAGGCTACCAAGCCTTCCGCACCTAAGACCAGCTGTTCGCCTCCTAATCCACCTGATGATAACCAACCAATCAGATATGAGCAAATGCCCCCGGTCCAGCCAGCTGGACCATTTGGTGCCCCATACCCCCAACAAACCTATGAGATGCCAATGCAGCCTATGATGCACGATAGCCAGTATCAGCAGATCCAACCAAATGTTTATCCCCCCTCTAATCCTTATCAGCAACCTCCTAGTTGTCCATACCAGCAAGTATATAACCAACAGTATCAACAACCTGCTCCACCTGCTTATCATCCCCAAGCCCCTCAGTCTCCAAACTCTCCCTACCAACACTCGGTGCAAGCTGGTTACCAGCCAGCCAATAGCCCTCCCTATCTTGCAGCTCCTTCAGTGCCCTACCAGCCACAGCCTCTTAGTAGCTATATTGCTCCCAGTTTCCCTGTGGGTGCTAGGCCCGAGTCTGCATCTTGTGGTAACCCTGGAGTGGCTCCCAAGCCTAAGTTTACAGCTAATAAGAGTTCAGCTCAGGTGTGGAAGCCTACAGCAGTTGATAAAGAGTGA